One stretch of Zingiber officinale cultivar Zhangliang chromosome 6B, Zo_v1.1, whole genome shotgun sequence DNA includes these proteins:
- the LOC121990315 gene encoding uncharacterized protein LOC121990315, whose protein sequence is MTMMLRSSSTPLLGSLLSSPGHHHHASDSPHHHHPFTCHFCPPSASDSAHDSAGFLRRTLSEGNLRSVFSDDLPSKSSSAAARRAAHPSPHGISSSLYNPTTVAEEDEAREDDVSDEELDFVPGLKRCESGSPALPPLFLARGLGIDRLGSGLLTASVDWGSSIAGGLHSDVEAHFKKMVEENPSNALFLRNYAEFLYQTKGDLRRAEEYYSRAILAEPDDGETLSQYATVVWELHHDVERASSYFQQAVQAAPQDSHVFAAYAGFLWETEEDVAEESIPFATPDFAAAQGGMVAPVTA, encoded by the exons atGACGATGATGCTGAGGAGCTCCTCCACGCCTCTCCTCGGTTCCCTCCTGTCCTCCCCTGGGCACCACCACCACGCCTCCGATAGCCCCCATCACCACCACCCCTTCACCTGCCACTTCTGTCCCCCCTCCGCCTCCGACAGCGCCCACGACTCAGCTGGCTTCCTCCGCCGCACTCTCTCCGAAGGAAATCTCCGGTCAGTCTTCTCCGATGATCTGCCGTCCAAGTCTTCCTCCGCCGCCGCCCGTCGCGCCGCCCATCCCTCGCCCCACGGCATCTCCTCCTCGCTCTACAACCCCACCACGGTCGCCGAGGAGGACGAGGCCCGAGAGGACGACGTCTCCGACGAGGAACTCGACTTCGTGCCCGGGCTGAAGCGATGCGAATCGGGAAGCCCCGCCCTGCCGCCTCTCTTCCTCGCGCGAGGGCTCGGGATCGACCGCCTCGGCTCGGGGCTGCTCACCGCCAGCGTCGACTGGGGGAGCAGCATCGCCGGAGGCCTGCACTCGGATGTGGAGGCGCACTTCAAGAAGATGGTGGAGGAGAACCCGAGCAACGCTCTGTTCTTGAGGAACTACGCCGAGTTCCTCTACCAA ACAAAGGGAGACCTCCGACGAGCGGAGGAATACTACTCGCGAGCGATCCTGGCGGAGCCTGACGACGGAGAGACCCTGTCGCAGTACGCTACGGTAGTGTGGGAGCTCCACCACGACGTGGAACGAGCTTCCTCTTACTTCCAACAGGCGGTTCAAGCAGCTCCACAGGATAG CCATGTCTTTGCAGCGTACGCTGGCTTCTTGTGGGAAACAGAGGAAGACGTAGCAGAAGAAAGCATCCCTTTCGCAACGCCAGATTTCGCTGCTGCTCAGGGCGGAATGGTCGCTCCGGTGACTGCTTGA